In Euwallacea fornicatus isolate EFF26 chromosome 20, ASM4011564v1, whole genome shotgun sequence, a single window of DNA contains:
- the LOC136345645 gene encoding E3 ubiquitin-protein ligase RNF19A-like isoform X2: MDNLRPLCCDSFAQFKLQDIFSRKKIGKDALDGKSPNTSKDTDRHSGELLRATSKSSMYASSTKSCDATNHPYWECPLCLAELSPDDFCELNACGHRACITCFQHYLRVEITESRVCISCPECLEAMHPNEIKTILNNPGLFEKYEDFMVRRVLAVDPDTRWCPAPDCSFAVIASECASCPKLRCERPGCHSYFCYHCKAEWHPNQTCDAARAQRSPNIRSSSVAYSQDSQHNDIKPCPRCQVLIVKMDDGSCNHMMCAVCGAEFCWLCMKEINDLHFLSPSGCTFWGKKPWSRKKKILWQLGTLVGAPIGIALVAGITVPAMVIGIPVWVGKKLFARYRSANRHKRNAAIIGGVIASVLISPLLAGLAVGIGVPILLFYVYGVVPVSLCRSGGCGGSSAADEPTTPPDTTSVDAISTKEPANPSIGEVSLSLASGSQKDADRESASTVALAGSLHQAAQRLEVQADLASAQRFSLSSLTESVNASITLDDGGASVRALAGSLINYKPANGSDSCSCMTTEDCTSERVRFDDNVSFIAANQAEKTSIGSSCSFRARCSKSNVGKASPAQDTLSNDSIYIDMDDVKPRKLSSQAAVLRSQFFHSINECKPTTKSLDDKTIIEVSNETLDKTAIPVIKETKSIVICQLRPASSTVSLDDKLKLGEGPIKTLSNESLTNYSVPLISETNNVVIRPGKPATVRQESTEL, from the exons GAAAAGATGCTCTCGATGGCAAGTCGCCGAATACATCGAAGGACACCGACCGACATTCAGGGGAATTACTTCGGGCCACCAGTAAGTCGTCTATGTACGCTTCAAGTACCAAg AGTTGTGACGCAACAAACCATCCATATTGGGAATGTCCACTATGTCTAGCAGAGCTCTCACCGGACGATTTCTGCGAATTAAATGCTTGTGGGCATCGGGCATGCATCACGTGCTTCCAGCATTACCTTCGGGTGGAGATCACCGAGTCCAGGGTGTGCATATCTTGCCCGGAATGTTTAGAGGCGATGCACCCTAATG aaattaaaactatCCTCAACAACCCCGGCTTGTTcgaaaaatatgaagatttCATGGTGCGGAGGGTGCTTGCAGTCGACCCGGATACAAG ATGGTGTCCGGCTCCAGATTGCAGCTTTGCGGTTATTGCTTCAGAATGTGCGAGTTGTCCGAAACTGCGCTGCGAACGTCCGGGATGTCACTCGTACTTTTGTTACCATTGCAAAGCTGAATGGCATCCGAATCAAACCTGCGATGCTGCCAGGGCTCAGCGATCGCCTAACATACGTTCGTCGTCTGTAGCTTATAGTCAGGATTCGCAACACA aCGACATCAAGCCTTGCCCAAGGTGTCAAGTCCTGATTGTAAAAATGGACGACGGTTCGTGTAACCACATGATGTGCGCCGTCTGCGGTGCTGAATTTTGTTGGCTGTGCATGAAAGAGATCAACgatcttcattttttaag TCCTTCGGGATGTACCTTCTGGGGAAAGAAACCATGGTCTCGAAAGAAGAAAATTCTGTGGCAGCTTGGAACCCTTGTAGGTGCCCCTATTGGGATCGCCCTAGTCGCTGGTATTACCGTCCCTGCAATGGTCATTG GCATTCCTGTCTGGGTTGGGAAGAAGCTGTTCGCCAGATACAGATCAGCCAATAGACATAAACGTAATGCTGCTATAATTGGAGGAGTAATTGCATCG GTACTAATCTCACCGCTACTCGCAGGTTTAGCCGTGGGCATTGGCGTGCCAATTTTGCTATTTTACGTGTACGGAGTAGTACCCGTTTCGTTGTGCAGAAGCGGTGGTTGTGGGGGTTCATCCGCGGCCGATGAACCCACTACTCCACCCGACACGACGTCGGTAGACGCAATCAGCACCAAGGAACCCGCCAATCCCAGTATAGGGGAAGTGAGTCTTAGTTTGGCGTCGGGGAGTCAGAAGGATGCCGATAGGGAAAGTGCGAGTACC GTAGCACTGGCAGGTAGTCTTCATCAAGCGGCGCAACGCTTGGAAGTTCAGGCCGACTTAGCGTCTGCGCAACGTTTCAGTCTTAGTAGCCTGACTGAGTCGGTGAACGCTAGCATTACTTTGGATGATGGAGGTGCCAGCGTGCGAGCCTTGGCTGGCTCCTTGATAAACTACAAG CCTGCCAACGGTAGCGACTCTTGCAGCTGCATGACAACCGAAGACTGCACCTCGGAGCGTGTACGTTTCGACGACAACGTCAGTTTTATTGCTGCTAATCAAGCTGAGAAAACCAGTATAGGCAGTAGCTGCAGTTTCAGGGCACGCTGTTCCAAGTCCAACGTGGGCAAGGCGTCCCCTGCTCAGGACACCTTATCTAACGACAGTATTTACATAGACATGGATGACGTTAAGCCTCGTAAGTTATCTTCGCAGGCCGCTGTGCTGCGGTCGCAATTTTTCCACTCTATCAACGAATGCAAACCGACTACTAAAAGCCTGGACGATAAGACCATCATTGAAGTATCTAATGAAACTTTGGATAAAACCGCAATTCCTGTTATTAAGGAGACAAAAAGCATCGTCATTTGCCAATTACGACCGGCCTCATCTACTGTGAGTTTGGATGATAAGTTGAAATTGGGAGAAGGTCCGATTAAAACTTTGTCGAATGAAAGTTTGACTAATTACTCAGTCCCTTTAATTTCGGAGACGAATAACGTTGTTATTCGACCAGGGAAACCGGCCACCGTCAGGCAGGAGAGTACCGAGCTGTAG
- the LOC136345645 gene encoding E3 ubiquitin-protein ligase RNF19A-like isoform X1, whose amino-acid sequence MRGSLDNGDAGAAGLSPCVGAQRNKKRFPGRWSLRQLIYSSPLTRRRSSGSGVGTSTKVYRKVDPSTTGKDALDGKSPNTSKDTDRHSGELLRATSKSSMYASSTKSCDATNHPYWECPLCLAELSPDDFCELNACGHRACITCFQHYLRVEITESRVCISCPECLEAMHPNEIKTILNNPGLFEKYEDFMVRRVLAVDPDTRWCPAPDCSFAVIASECASCPKLRCERPGCHSYFCYHCKAEWHPNQTCDAARAQRSPNIRSSSVAYSQDSQHNDIKPCPRCQVLIVKMDDGSCNHMMCAVCGAEFCWLCMKEINDLHFLSPSGCTFWGKKPWSRKKKILWQLGTLVGAPIGIALVAGITVPAMVIGIPVWVGKKLFARYRSANRHKRNAAIIGGVIASVLISPLLAGLAVGIGVPILLFYVYGVVPVSLCRSGGCGGSSAADEPTTPPDTTSVDAISTKEPANPSIGEVSLSLASGSQKDADRESASTVALAGSLHQAAQRLEVQADLASAQRFSLSSLTESVNASITLDDGGASVRALAGSLINYKPANGSDSCSCMTTEDCTSERVRFDDNVSFIAANQAEKTSIGSSCSFRARCSKSNVGKASPAQDTLSNDSIYIDMDDVKPRKLSSQAAVLRSQFFHSINECKPTTKSLDDKTIIEVSNETLDKTAIPVIKETKSIVICQLRPASSTVSLDDKLKLGEGPIKTLSNESLTNYSVPLISETNNVVIRPGKPATVRQESTEL is encoded by the exons ATGAGAGGGTCTCTAGATAATGGTGATGCCGGAGCCGCGGGTTTGTCTCCGTGCGTGGGAGCTCAAAGAAATAAGAAGAGATTCCCTGGACGTTGGTCCCTTCGTCAGTTGATTTATTCGTCGCCGCTGACCCGCAGGCGGAGTTCTGGAAGTGGCGTTGGAACTTCCACGAAAGTTTACCGGAAAGTCGATCCTAGTACCACAG GAAAAGATGCTCTCGATGGCAAGTCGCCGAATACATCGAAGGACACCGACCGACATTCAGGGGAATTACTTCGGGCCACCAGTAAGTCGTCTATGTACGCTTCAAGTACCAAg AGTTGTGACGCAACAAACCATCCATATTGGGAATGTCCACTATGTCTAGCAGAGCTCTCACCGGACGATTTCTGCGAATTAAATGCTTGTGGGCATCGGGCATGCATCACGTGCTTCCAGCATTACCTTCGGGTGGAGATCACCGAGTCCAGGGTGTGCATATCTTGCCCGGAATGTTTAGAGGCGATGCACCCTAATG aaattaaaactatCCTCAACAACCCCGGCTTGTTcgaaaaatatgaagatttCATGGTGCGGAGGGTGCTTGCAGTCGACCCGGATACAAG ATGGTGTCCGGCTCCAGATTGCAGCTTTGCGGTTATTGCTTCAGAATGTGCGAGTTGTCCGAAACTGCGCTGCGAACGTCCGGGATGTCACTCGTACTTTTGTTACCATTGCAAAGCTGAATGGCATCCGAATCAAACCTGCGATGCTGCCAGGGCTCAGCGATCGCCTAACATACGTTCGTCGTCTGTAGCTTATAGTCAGGATTCGCAACACA aCGACATCAAGCCTTGCCCAAGGTGTCAAGTCCTGATTGTAAAAATGGACGACGGTTCGTGTAACCACATGATGTGCGCCGTCTGCGGTGCTGAATTTTGTTGGCTGTGCATGAAAGAGATCAACgatcttcattttttaag TCCTTCGGGATGTACCTTCTGGGGAAAGAAACCATGGTCTCGAAAGAAGAAAATTCTGTGGCAGCTTGGAACCCTTGTAGGTGCCCCTATTGGGATCGCCCTAGTCGCTGGTATTACCGTCCCTGCAATGGTCATTG GCATTCCTGTCTGGGTTGGGAAGAAGCTGTTCGCCAGATACAGATCAGCCAATAGACATAAACGTAATGCTGCTATAATTGGAGGAGTAATTGCATCG GTACTAATCTCACCGCTACTCGCAGGTTTAGCCGTGGGCATTGGCGTGCCAATTTTGCTATTTTACGTGTACGGAGTAGTACCCGTTTCGTTGTGCAGAAGCGGTGGTTGTGGGGGTTCATCCGCGGCCGATGAACCCACTACTCCACCCGACACGACGTCGGTAGACGCAATCAGCACCAAGGAACCCGCCAATCCCAGTATAGGGGAAGTGAGTCTTAGTTTGGCGTCGGGGAGTCAGAAGGATGCCGATAGGGAAAGTGCGAGTACC GTAGCACTGGCAGGTAGTCTTCATCAAGCGGCGCAACGCTTGGAAGTTCAGGCCGACTTAGCGTCTGCGCAACGTTTCAGTCTTAGTAGCCTGACTGAGTCGGTGAACGCTAGCATTACTTTGGATGATGGAGGTGCCAGCGTGCGAGCCTTGGCTGGCTCCTTGATAAACTACAAG CCTGCCAACGGTAGCGACTCTTGCAGCTGCATGACAACCGAAGACTGCACCTCGGAGCGTGTACGTTTCGACGACAACGTCAGTTTTATTGCTGCTAATCAAGCTGAGAAAACCAGTATAGGCAGTAGCTGCAGTTTCAGGGCACGCTGTTCCAAGTCCAACGTGGGCAAGGCGTCCCCTGCTCAGGACACCTTATCTAACGACAGTATTTACATAGACATGGATGACGTTAAGCCTCGTAAGTTATCTTCGCAGGCCGCTGTGCTGCGGTCGCAATTTTTCCACTCTATCAACGAATGCAAACCGACTACTAAAAGCCTGGACGATAAGACCATCATTGAAGTATCTAATGAAACTTTGGATAAAACCGCAATTCCTGTTATTAAGGAGACAAAAAGCATCGTCATTTGCCAATTACGACCGGCCTCATCTACTGTGAGTTTGGATGATAAGTTGAAATTGGGAGAAGGTCCGATTAAAACTTTGTCGAATGAAAGTTTGACTAATTACTCAGTCCCTTTAATTTCGGAGACGAATAACGTTGTTATTCGACCAGGGAAACCGGCCACCGTCAGGCAGGAGAGTACCGAGCTGTAG
- the LOC136345590 gene encoding uncharacterized oxidoreductase dhs-27-like, whose translation MSDSEEEGSDNTSGVTDWPITEEWLQAVLKEHHKDLSEPAAITIIEFAVRPGCETGESVLSDILAVTVTYCLRGDPEGRNHNLNFIVKLLPQDPFSRFFVTEAQFDLREIKFYTQVVPDVQAFINENLTEDTADFILPIPKCYYAHYSPGETEPEPIPPSSVLVLGNIKPDGYQSVDFATGLDVQQAKAAVASIAKLHAVSLCLKLNEDRTLSEKYPFLFQTSQASDSYQQLVERGLPQLFEFLEAKNDLKEVLNELNDLRPHTKEIIESLLSPAEPLALITHTDFWCNNLMFREVHGSCECVILDWQMVTYSRPTNDLALLLVSSVSADLRREHSEEVLDLYWEELTSLCRKLKVNVEETLGYNRNMLGEDFRKAQLLALLLCIGSVDLALGNTQMEDRLVELLKDLHKDQLLNVAICKQDQK comes from the exons ATGTCCGACAGCGAAGAGGAGGGCAGCGACAACACTAGCGGAGTGACCGACTGGCCCATCACTGAAGAATGGCTACAGGCGGTGTTGAAGGAGCACCACAAAGACTTATCCGAACCCGCTGCTATTACAATAATTGAATTTGCAGTGAGACCCGGGTGCGAAACTGGCGAAAGCGTCCTCTCCGATATATTAGCAGTTACCGTTACTTATTGTCTGAG GGGAGATCCTGAAGGTCGAAACCACAACCTGAATTTCATAGTAAAACTCCTGCCTCAAGATCCCTTCAGCAGGTTTTTCGTGACCGAGGCCCAATTCGATTTGCGAGAAATAAAGTTCTACACTCAG gTAGTCCCAGATGTTCAAGCCTTCATAAACGAAAACCTCACAGAGGACACCGCAGACTTCATATTGCCGATCCCCAAATGCTATTACGCCCATTATAGTCCTGGTGAAACCGAACCCGAGCCCATACCCCCTTCGTCCGTCTTAGTTTTAGGGAACATTAAACCCGACGGCTATCAATCCGTAGATTTCGCCACAGGACTTGATGTACAGCAGGCCAAAGCTGCTGTCGCTTCTATTGCCAAGTTACACGCCGTTTCCTTATGCTTGAAG CTGAACGAAGATCGCACTTTGTCGGAAAAGTACCCTTTCCTGTTCCAAACGTCGCAGGCCTCCGATTCGTATCAGCAGCTCGTGGAACGGGGTCTCCCGCAGCTGTTCGAGTTCCTCGAGGCCAAAAACGACCTCAAGGAGGTTTTAAACGAACTAAATGACTTGCGTCCTCACACCAAGGAAATCATTGAAAGCCTGCTCAGCCCCGCGGAGCCCTTGGCCCTCATTACGCACACCGACTTCTGGTGCAACAACCTCATGTTCAGGGAGGTGCACGGG AGTTGCGAATGTGTCATTCTGGATTGGCAAATGGTAACCTACAGCAGACCAACTAACGATTTGGCCTTGTTATTGGTTAGCTCAGTATCGGCGGATTTAAGGCGCGAGCACTCAGAGGAGGTCCTGGACCTTTACTGGGAAGAGCTCACCTCTTTATGCAGGAAACTCAAAGTTAACGTTGAAGAGACGCTGGGATACAACCGAAATATGTTGGGGGAGGATTTTAGGAAGGCGCAACTGCTTGCTTTACTTTTGTGCATAG GATCGGTAGATTTGGCCTTAGGAAACACCCAAATGGAAGATCGATTGGTGGAGCTCTTAAAAGACTTGCATAAAGATCAGTTACTAAACGTGGCTATATGCAAGCAAgatcaaaaatga